In the Populus trichocarpa isolate Nisqually-1 chromosome 1, P.trichocarpa_v4.1, whole genome shotgun sequence genome, one interval contains:
- the LOC18094349 gene encoding NADH dehydrogenase [ubiquinone] 1 alpha subcomplex subunit 6 codes for MATATAQALRVMKVSGNSRSVEEARARVFDFFKLACRSLPAVMDIYNLDDVVNKSQLRSAISSQIRKNSHITNAKVIDMLLFKGMEELGNIVEHHKQRHHIIGQYILGKEGTLHDSSPKDPSTSDFLKNFYSGNYF; via the exons ATGGCGACGGCGACGGCGCAGGCATTGAGGGTCATGAAGGTATCAGGAAACTCGAGAAGTGTAGAAGAAGCAAGAGCTCGAGTCTTCGATTTCTTCAAATTGGCTTGTAGATCACTCCCAGCTGTCATGGATATTTACAATCTCGACGACGTCGTTAATAAGTCTCAGCTTCGCTCCGCTATCTCCTCTCAGATCCGCAAGAACTCTCACATCACCAATGCTAAG GTGATTGATATGCTGCTCTTCAAGGGGATGGAAGAGCTGGGCAACATTGTGGAACATCATAAGCAGCGGCATCATATCATTGGCCAGTACATACTAGGGAAGGAAGGGACCTTGCACGATTCATCACCCAAGGATCCAAGCACCTCTGATTTTCTCAAGAATTTCTATAGTGGCAACTACTTTTGA